CAATCAACTCCAACCCGTTCTTGTTGGGCATATTTAGATCAGTCAACAGCATATTAATGTCCATACCGGCAAGTTTATCGACCGCATCCTGCCCGTCCACAGCTTCAACAACCTCATAACCGACCTGATTTAATGTAAAACTAACCATCTGCCTTATACTGGTCGAATCATCCACCGTCATAATGACCTTTGCCATTTTTTAAACCTCCTCAGAGACACGGGGAAAGTTTTCCGCCTCAAGTCCCAAAGCGATTATCGCATCCAGAATCGACTGAGAGTCACCTGTAATATTAAATGTTTTATTTAACTTTTCAGCGGTTTTCCTAGCGGAGAACAGAAGCTGAAGCCCCAATGTATCACACTCGGTTACGCCATTAATATCTACAATAATCCCTTTATAATTTGCAAATCCCGTCAAAAAAGAATCTTTAAGATCTTTCACTTCGTACGCAGATAAAGCACCCTCAATTCTCATCACCAGGTTGCCGTCCTTATTTTGATTCTTGGAAACCATGTGTACTCCTTATCTGATTCACGGATATTTAGACTGCGAAATGATGTTTATTAAATTATTTATATCATTCTAAAGATATAATTTCCATTAGAATTCAAAGTACCTGATTCCAGGTTGACAATAGAAGCTACGTACAGATATAATTTTAGTATTTCAACCGCATGATCTTAATTTTACATGAAAGTTGCAATAAGTTATTAATTACTTCCGTGCTTTGTTGTGGGCTGAACCTCGGTGTTGATCGACCGGGGCAGCCCATGGCTGTTATAAAAAACAGCACCGCGTTCCGAACAGGCAGCTACGAAGAAAATTTATCCATACGAAAATTAAAAAAGGTGATGGGTGAAATCATAGTCACATTTTCCATAAATCGCTTCACGCCATAATTTTGAGCAGGCGCAATATCTGTAGCAAAGGGGGATGAGATGCATTTTAAGAACTTTAAAATAAAAATAAAAATTATAATAATTGTCATTATGGCAATCATTATTTCAGTGAGCGCTGTCGGTGGGTATGCTCTTTACAGTTCAATCCACCAGGTCGACAAAAATATTTCGGCCTTTGAAGAACAGGTCATGGGTGAAGCCAGACAAAAGCTTGTAGACTTGGTGGATTCTGTCTACACCATGATTGTAAAGGTGCATAGCCAAGCAGTTAATATTGAAGATATAAAAAGCAGATATGGTGCAGAATTAAAAAATCTTGTGGGCGTTGTCTATGATATAACCAACCGGGCGTATACACAAGCCAGGACGGCCTCTTCTGATATCGACCATCAAAGCATGGAAGCAGTCCAAAAAAAAATTGCGTCCGAAATCGAAGCATTGCGCTATGATAAGAGTAACTACTTCTGGATAAATGACACATACCCCAAAATGGTTATGCATCCAACAGTACCGGCTTTGAACGGAAAAGACATCTCACGGTATACCAAAAACGGAAAAGTTATTATGGCCGATGGAACCGATATCCCTATGTTTGAGGAGATGGCGCGCCTATGCAAAAAAGCCGGAGAAGGATATGTCAGTTATGTATGGCCCTCCCCGGATAACAACTGGAAATGGATAAGAAAAATGTCTTATGTCCGTTACTTCAAACCATGGGACTGGATCATCGGAACGGGTGTATATCTTGACAAAGCCGAAACAGACGCACAAAAATTAGCCATGAACATCGTTTCTGATATGCAATATGGGGACAATGATTACTTTTACATCATGGACACCCAGGGCAATATTCTGGCCCA
This window of the uncultured Desulfobacter sp. genome carries:
- a CDS encoding response regulator, which produces MAKVIMTVDDSTSIRQMVSFTLNQVGYEVVEAVDGQDAVDKLAGMDINMLLTDLNMPNKNGLELIEWVRSIPKFKFVPIIMLTTESETEMKQKGKAAGATGWIVKPFKPEQLLAVVKKVLR
- a CDS encoding STAS domain-containing protein, which translates into the protein MVSKNQNKDGNLVMRIEGALSAYEVKDLKDSFLTGFANYKGIIVDINGVTECDTLGLQLLFSARKTAEKLNKTFNITGDSQSILDAIIALGLEAENFPRVSEEV